The following proteins come from a genomic window of Oscillospiraceae bacterium:
- the vapB gene encoding type II toxin-antitoxin system VapB family antitoxin yields the protein METAKLFVNGKSQAVRLPKEYRFSGDEVGIRKVGDIVLLFPKDGAWSGFLSSSPVSDDLGETILAARQEHLQTPREYL from the coding sequence ATGGAAACCGCAAAGCTGTTTGTCAATGGGAAAAGTCAAGCTGTACGGCTCCCCAAAGAGTATAGGTTCTCCGGAGACGAAGTCGGTATCCGCAAAGTGGGAGATATTGTGCTCTTATTTCCAAAAGATGGCGCATGGTCGGGTTTTTTAAGCAGCTCTCCTGTCAGCGACGATTTGGGTGAAACGATTTTAGCGGCAAGACAGGAGCATCTTCAAACTCCGAGGGAATATTTATGA